A single genomic interval of Astyanax mexicanus isolate ESR-SI-001 chromosome 4, AstMex3_surface, whole genome shotgun sequence harbors:
- the LOC125801159 gene encoding NLR family CARD domain-containing protein 3-like, which translates to MKEKKLSLVNLLQSFFPETQDLKPRHYKSYKIMFIFDGLDECRLPLDFQNNENLVNIEEQTSVDVLLTNLIKGNLLPSALLWITSRPAAVNQIPPECVDQVTEVRGFSDPQKQEYFSKRIRDQDLANKVFTHIRSSRSLYIMCHIPVFCWITATVLERMLSEAESGEIPRTLTQMFTHFLIFQIKHKSQKYSGNSDTDPQQTRTSILALGKLAFQQLEKGNLIFYEEDLRESGINIREVSVYSGVCTQIFREEHELHLGKVFSFVHLSVQEFLAALYAFLCFIDRSVLNQQTTKNQNTELSELFSRSSMTDFLSSAIDRALQSESGHLDLFLRFLLGLSLQSNQNLLRVVLTQTERISHSNEETIKYIKEKIEENSSPEKSINLFHCLNELNDHSLVQEVQKYLSGGGDRRLQQASLSPAQWSALAFVLVNSEEELEEFNLSKYDPSEECLLRLLPVVKISRRVVLASCNLGVKTCENLESVLNLENSPLKELDLSNNDLQDSGVELLSAGLKSSQCKLQILRSVFL; encoded by the exons atgaaggagaagaagctcagtctggtaaatcttcttcagagctttttcccagaaacacaagatttaaaaccaagacattacaagagctacaagatcatgttcatttttgatggtctggatgagtgtcgactgcctctggatttccagaacaatgagaacttggtgaatatagaagagcaaacctcagtggatgttctgctgacgaacctcatcaaggggaatctgcttccctctgctctcctctggatcacctctcgaccagcagcggtcaatcagatccctcctgagtgtgttgatcaggtaacagaagtgcggggtttcagtgaccctcagaaacaggagtacttcagtaagaggatcagagatcaggacctggctaacaaagtcttcacacacatcaggtcttcaagaagcctctacatcatgtgccacataccggtcttctgctggattacagccactgttctagagagaatgctgagtgaagctgagagtggagaaattcccagaaccctgacgcagatgttcacacacttcctgatctttcagatcaaacacaagagccagaagtacagtgggaatagtgacactgatcctcagcagactagaacaagtatcctggctctggggaaactggcattccagcagctggagaaaggaaacctgatcttctatgaggaagatctaagagagagtggcatcaatattagagaagtgtcagtgtactcaggagtgtgtacccagatcttcagggaggaacatgagctgcacctcgGGAAGGtgttcagctttgtgcatctgagcgttcaggagtttcttgctgctttatatgcatttctctgcTTCATTGACAGAAGCGTTCTGAATCAGCAAACCACTAAAAACCAAAACACTGAACTATCTGAACTCTTCAGCAGGTCATCGatgactgacttcctcagcagtgccatagacagagccttacagagtgagagtggacaccttgacctgttccttcgtttcctcctAGGTCTCTCACTGCAGTCTAATCAGAATCTGTTACGAGTCgtactgacacagacagagaggatctctcacagcaatgaggaaaccatcaaatacatcaaggagaagattgaggagaactcatctccagagaaatccatcaatctgttccactgtctaaatgaactgaatgatcattctctggtgcaggaagtgcagaaatacctgagtggaggtggtgaccgtcgtcttcaacaggccagcctctctcctgctcagtggtcagctctggcgtttgtgttggtgaactcagaagaagagctggaggagtttaacctcagtaaatatgatccatcagaggagtgtcttctgaggctgctgccagtagttaaaatatccagaagagttgt actagcttcatgtaatcttggagtaaagacgtgtgaaaatctggaatcagttttaaacctggaaaactcccccctgaaagagctggacctcagtaacaacgacctgcaggattcaggagtggagctgctctctgctggactgaagagttcacaatgtaaactgcagattctcaggtcagtgtttctgtga
- the LOC125801514 gene encoding uncharacterized protein LOC125801514, whose amino-acid sequence MVKVWRQIQESHVEEHLQRMDLYTTLLMTLVEPGGIVSALGHTFQAPSPQRELPSARLLRHAFLLAEAGNVQDYRSQILSTFGTVLKMDSTKKVVKKLSGEGARSAKWFTSIGNKHSQVVSFVLTCEESAEKLSPMCRGVVDRFRMANQPVPKILYVDRGCCRAQGRTAVEVLFQPWVDDGMIVHLDIFHWIHRFDVAIRTESHSKYAAFKSALAGAVLAYNRTDLELLIKAV is encoded by the exons ATGGTCAAAGTGTGGCGGCAGATTCAAGAGAGTCACGTCGAGGAGCACCTTCAGCGTATGGACCTGTACACCACGCTCCTCATGACTCTCGTGGAACCCGGAGGGATCGTCTCTGCATTAGGGCACACTTTCCAGGCTCCATCTCCTCAAAGGGAGCTTCCCTCTGCGCGGCTCTTGCGACATGCCTTCCTGTTGGCAGAGGCTGGTAACGTTCAGGACTACAGGAGCCAGATCCTCTCCACTTTTGGCACTGTACTGAAAATGGACTCAACCAAGAAG GTGGTGAAGAAGCTGTCTGGGGAAGGTGCACGCTCTGCCAAGTGGTTCACCAGCATCGGAAACAAGCATTCCCAGGTAGTTTCCTTTGTTCTGACTTGCGAGGAGTCTGCTGAGAAGCTGAGTCCGATGTGCCGAGGTGTCGTGGACAGGTTTCGGATGGCCAATCAACCCGTTCCTAAAATCCTGTACGTGGATCGTGGTTGTTGCCGTGCCCAGGGCCGTACAGCAGTGGAGGTTTTGTTCCAGCCTTGGGTGGATGATGGAATGATCGTGCATCTGGACATATTTCACTGGATCCACCGCTTTGATGTAGCCATCCGAACAGAGTCTCACTCCAAGTACGCTGCATTTAAATCTGCGCTAGCTGGGGCAGTGCTGGCCTATAACCGCACGGACTTGGAGCTACTCATCAAAGCTGTCTGA
- the LOC111194625 gene encoding uncharacterized protein LOC111194625 encodes MSTVSDEVVVRHHISREQLKHHVRRVTLGAQETFRLVHLAIEELKGPAGLDENGVSLFKTPEVIDEVWAAQQRHLECLQDPPDMSMYRVARTTTINNVDVPFYKCLRGSNSMEGFHKSLPNMIPGPHCAARPYQVYLISGIARWNSDRTSDAVFGGKGRHHRMYSAPLIDRLNARCQQLFGEPVEENFRASADVHSAELLGLEYLFSQSSGEPFSLQDIADDGPSPEEEVVQPGQLDPDEADEAYQSDVEVDKGVLDADLPHITLTSDETSTVHPPAFEDACSSNPLPGFKELESFCSVLVEISLIEDKLSLITDQRNRVLEAWNAVEEHDKQPQQFNQMYRTHWGNTLYCRTKRDDLVEAAVVQRMKMAKRYAPAQQDISAQNNRLMYTLVKLLWLQLPQGSRTSPEKSTILKAYERIQHRILAEDPVLCRAGIPLPKINIKTVRDFIRCQERILNLHSTKQPSTITKTTSISSADLPPAPLQLAVLPPPDYPMMEYVPTPSMAGTKMLKERTDIMTLSRPHPTLPPPAPLPLLVRKTPATCTITRPVPESTSASGIAGPPTSVPSTVPLKPATQTSSTSHSTCSSSLWARATQYKRKLKEQPSEVGARLSRVQNLPVCTICDQPTQGHKKYKERASAL; translated from the exons ATGTCTACGGTCTCAGATGAGGTCGTTGTCCGCCACCACATCTCGAGGGAACAGCTGAAGCACCATGTGCGGAGGGTGACTCTTGGGGCTCAGGAAACGTTCCGACTCGTCCATTTGGCCATCGAGGAGCTGAAAGGCCCCGCCGGACTGGACGAGAATGGAGTGAGCCTCTTTAAAACACCTG aagtCATCGATGAGGTGTGGGCCGCCCAGCAGCGACACCTGGAATGCTTGCAAGATCCCCCAGACATGAGCATGTATAGGGTAGCACGAACCACCACCATCAACAATGTGGATGTGCCGTTCTATAAATGTCTTCGTGGAAGCAACAGCATGGAGGGTTTCCACAAATCACTTCCAAATATGATTCCAG GTCCCCACTGTGCTGCACGCCCCTATCAGGTTTACCTGATAAGCGGTATCGCGCGCTGGAATTCGGACAGGACCTCCGATGCTGTGTTTGGTGGCAAAGGGCGACACCACAGAATGTACTCTGCACCTCTGATCGATCGCCTCAACGCCCGTTGTCAGCAGCTGTTTGGAGAGCCTGTGGAGGAGAATTTCCGGGCTTCTGCTGATGTCCATTCTGCTGAGCTGCTCGGGTTGGAGTATTTGTTCAGTCAGAGCAGTGGGGAGCCTTTCTCTCTTCAGGACATTGCCGACGATGGACCCAGTCCAGAGGAGGAGGTGGTTCAGCCTGGGCAGCTTGATCCAGATGAAGCTGATGAGGCATACCAGAGTGACGTAGAAGTGGACAAGGGTGTCCTGGATGCCGATCTGCCCCACATCACTCTTACCAGTGACGAAACCTCCACTGTTCACCCTCCAGCCTTT gaggATGCCTGCAGTTCAAACCCTCTCCCTGGTTTTAAAGAACTAGAATCATTCTGCTCTGTGCTGGTTGAGATTAGCCTAATTGAAGACAAGCTGTCGCTTATCACTGACCAGAGAAACAGGGTTCTCGAAGCCTGGAATGCAGTGGAGGAGCATGACAAACAGCCACAGCAGTTCAACCAGATGTACAGAACACACTGGGGCAATACCCTCTACTGTCGCACCAAAAGAGACGATCTTGTTGAGGCTGCTGTGGTACAGAGGATGAAGATGGCCAAGCGCTATGCACCGGCACAACAGGACATCAGTGCTCAGAACAACAGGCTGATGTACACCCTGGTGAAACTGTTGTGGTTGCAATTACCTCAAGGTTCTCGCACCAGCCCTGAGAAGAGTACCATCTTAAAGGCGTACGAGCGAATTCAGCACCGGATATTGGCAGAGGATCCAGTCCTGTGCAGGGCAGGAATTCCTTTGCCAAAAATCAACATCAAGACCGTACGAGACTTCATCCGTTGCCAAGAGAGAATCCTTAACCTGCACTCCACAAAACAGCCTTCCACCATTACAAAGACCACCTCCATCTCGTCTGCAGACCTTCCTCCAGCACCGCTCCAGCTGGCAGTCCTCCCACCACCAGACTACCCAATGATGGAATATGTGCCCACACCTAGCATGGCAGGGACAAAGATGTTAAAGGAAAGAACAGACATTATGACTCTCTCCCGTCCTCATCCAACACTGCCACCACCTGCACCACTGCCACTGCTGGTAAGGAAAACACCTGCCACCTGTACCATCACCAGACCTGTGCCTGAGTCTACTTCAGCTTCTGGAATTGCTGGTCCACCCACATCAGTCCCTTCGACTGTGCCCTTAAAACCTGCCACGCAGACCAGTAGCACATCGCACAGTACGTGCAGTTCTTCACTGTGGGCGAGAGCTACACAATACAAGCGCAAGCTGAAGGAACAGCCTTCAGAAGTAGGAGCCAGACTTTCACGAGTGCAAAATCTCCCTGTCTGCACAATCTGTGATCAGCCTACCCAGggacataaaaaatacaaagaaagagCTTCTGCCCTGTAA